Proteins from one Corynebacterium epidermidicanis genomic window:
- the rplK gene encoding 50S ribosomal protein L11: protein MAPKKKVAGLIKLQIQAGQANPAPPVGPALGAHGVNIMEFCKAYNAATENQRGNVVPVEITVYEDRSFTFKLKTPPAAKLLLKAAGLQKGSGVPHTQKVGKVTMDQCREIATTKKEDLNANDVEAGAKIIAGTARSMGITVEGE from the coding sequence ATGGCTCCTAAGAAGAAGGTCGCTGGCCTCATCAAACTGCAGATCCAGGCTGGTCAGGCAAACCCTGCACCTCCAGTTGGCCCAGCGCTTGGTGCGCACGGCGTCAACATCATGGAATTCTGCAAGGCTTACAATGCTGCAACGGAAAACCAGCGCGGCAATGTGGTCCCTGTTGAGATCACCGTCTACGAAGACCGTTCCTTTACCTTCAAGCTGAAGACCCCTCCAGCAGCCAAGCTGCTGCTGAAGGCTGCTGGCTTGCAGAAGGGTTCCGGCGTTCCGCACACCCAAAAGGTTGGTAAGGTCACTATGGATCAGTGCCGCGAGATCGCTACCACCAAGAAGGAAGACCTCAACGCTAACGACGTTGAAGCCGGCGCAAAGATCATCGCTGGTACCGCCCGCTCCATGGGCATCACCGTCGAAGGCGAGTAA
- the rplL gene encoding 50S ribosomal protein L7/L12, which translates to MAKLTKDELIEAFKEMTLIELSEFVKEFEEVFEVTAAAPVAVAAAGAAAPGAAAEEEKDEFDVVLEDAGAKKIGVIKAVREIVSGLGLKEAKELVEGAPKAILEGANKDDAEAAKAKLEEAGAKVTLK; encoded by the coding sequence ATGGCTAAGCTCACCAAGGACGAGCTCATCGAAGCTTTCAAGGAAATGACCCTCATCGAGCTCTCTGAGTTCGTTAAGGAATTCGAAGAGGTCTTCGAAGTTACCGCTGCTGCTCCAGTTGCAGTTGCTGCTGCTGGCGCTGCTGCTCCAGGCGCTGCTGCTGAAGAAGAGAAGGACGAGTTCGACGTCGTTCTCGAAGACGCAGGCGCAAAGAAGATCGGCGTTATTAAGGCTGTTCGCGAGATCGTTTCCGGTCTCGGCCTGAAGGAAGCTAAGGAGCTCGTTGAGGGCGCACCTAAGGCTATCCTCGAAGGTGCTAACAAGGACGACGCTGAGGCTGCAAAGGCTAAGCTCGAAGAGGCTGGCGCAAAGGTTACCCTCAAGTAA
- a CDS encoding DUF2752 domain-containing protein, with translation MAIAAADPTTPGGVIPVCPTKALLGINCPGCGAMRMIQCLTQFRFADAVRYNALAVLFTVLLLWAWLAWLLKTLGKTMPNWTGWKWSPHVVGVLTAVWFVVRLLPFEPFAQLRV, from the coding sequence ATGGCAATAGCTGCTGCTGACCCCACCACGCCCGGTGGGGTCATTCCTGTTTGTCCAACCAAGGCTCTACTAGGGATTAACTGTCCCGGATGTGGCGCGATGCGAATGATTCAATGCTTAACTCAGTTTCGTTTCGCTGATGCCGTGCGCTACAACGCACTCGCCGTCCTATTTACAGTGCTGTTGTTATGGGCATGGTTGGCTTGGCTGCTGAAGACTTTGGGGAAAACAATGCCTAACTGGACTGGTTGGAAATGGTCGCCACATGTAGTTGGTGTTTTGACTGCAGTCTGGTTTGTGGTGCGTCTCCTGCCATTCGAGCCCTTCGCCCAGTTGCGGGTGTAG
- a CDS encoding polyprenyl synthetase family protein: MSNGNGTSPITQVTAADGTVPHIELGDAQLTSAVNSGLQKVENLLRSELQQGEDFVTEKVLHLAKAGGKRFRPMFALIASQYGSEPGSDNVVRAATIVEMTHLATLYHDDVMDEADMRRGVDSANARWDNSIAILAGDILLANVSRIMAQLGTDTVLHFAETFHDLVTGQMRETIGARDGDKVEHYMAVIKEKTGVLIASAGYLGALHAGAPKPVCEALHAFGYDIGMVFQIVDDIIDIFSDPKQSGKNPGTDLREGVFTLPVLYALADTSAAGAELREKLTGPIGDNDELLVEVLGLIEKTDGRERALADVNRLLEHANAQLDSLPEGPHTDALRTLAAMTVARVG, from the coding sequence ATGAGCAATGGCAACGGCACCTCGCCAATCACCCAGGTGACTGCAGCGGACGGCACTGTTCCCCATATTGAACTTGGCGATGCCCAATTAACCAGCGCCGTCAATTCTGGATTGCAAAAAGTCGAAAACCTCTTGCGCAGTGAACTCCAGCAAGGTGAAGACTTCGTCACCGAAAAGGTGCTGCACCTGGCGAAGGCGGGCGGGAAACGATTCCGCCCCATGTTCGCGCTGATCGCGTCTCAATACGGCAGCGAGCCAGGTTCAGACAATGTTGTCCGCGCAGCCACGATCGTGGAGATGACCCACCTGGCAACCCTCTACCACGACGACGTGATGGACGAAGCGGACATGCGACGCGGGGTAGACTCCGCCAACGCCCGCTGGGACAACTCCATCGCCATTCTTGCCGGCGACATTTTGCTGGCAAATGTTTCCCGCATTATGGCCCAGCTTGGTACGGATACTGTTCTGCATTTCGCCGAGACCTTCCATGATCTGGTTACCGGCCAAATGCGCGAGACCATCGGCGCTCGAGATGGCGATAAGGTCGAACACTACATGGCAGTGATCAAGGAAAAGACCGGGGTGCTTATCGCTTCCGCAGGCTACCTAGGTGCCCTTCACGCGGGCGCGCCCAAGCCGGTGTGTGAGGCTCTCCACGCTTTCGGCTACGACATTGGCATGGTCTTCCAGATTGTCGACGACATCATCGACATCTTCTCGGACCCCAAACAGTCCGGGAAGAACCCCGGCACCGATCTGCGCGAAGGTGTATTCACCCTCCCCGTCCTCTACGCATTGGCTGATACGTCCGCCGCCGGGGCCGAGCTGCGCGAAAAGCTTACCGGCCCTATCGGGGACAACGACGAGTTGCTCGTCGAGGTACTTGGTTTGATTGAAAAAACTGACGGGCGTGAACGCGCGCTTGCCGACGTCAACCGCCTCCTTGAGCACGCCAACGCCCAACTCGATTCCCTGCCTGAAGGACCACACACTGATGCGCTGCGTACCCTAGCTGCCATGACAGTTGCCCGCGTCGGATAA
- the rplA gene encoding 50S ribosomal protein L1: MSKKSKAYRAAAELIDAGRIYSPIEAAKLIKETSSKNYDATVDVAMRLGVDPRKADQLVRGTVSLPHGTGKTVRVAVFAEGEKATEAEAAGADIVGTSELIEQITAGTIEFDVAIATPDQMAKVGRVARVLGPRGLMPNPKTGTVTTDVAKAIADVKGGKISFRVDKAANLHAAIGKASFDAEKLAENYGALLDEVMRLKPSSAKGIYLKKITLSSTTGPGVPVDPSVQKNYAG; this comes from the coding sequence ATGAGCAAGAAGTCTAAGGCTTACCGCGCCGCCGCCGAGCTTATCGACGCCGGTCGCATCTACTCTCCAATTGAAGCTGCAAAGCTCATCAAGGAGACATCTTCCAAGAACTACGACGCTACCGTTGACGTTGCTATGCGTCTGGGGGTCGACCCACGTAAGGCTGACCAGCTGGTTCGTGGCACCGTCTCCTTGCCACACGGCACCGGTAAGACTGTTCGCGTTGCTGTCTTCGCTGAAGGCGAAAAGGCCACCGAGGCTGAGGCTGCAGGCGCAGACATCGTTGGTACCTCCGAGCTGATCGAGCAGATCACCGCTGGCACCATCGAGTTCGACGTTGCTATCGCAACCCCAGACCAGATGGCCAAGGTTGGTCGCGTAGCTCGCGTCCTGGGCCCACGTGGTCTCATGCCTAACCCTAAGACTGGCACTGTCACCACCGACGTTGCTAAGGCAATCGCTGACGTCAAGGGCGGCAAGATCTCCTTCCGCGTCGACAAGGCTGCAAACCTACACGCTGCAATCGGCAAGGCTTCCTTCGACGCTGAGAAACTGGCCGAGAACTACGGCGCACTTCTCGACGAAGTTATGCGCTTGAAGCCATCCTCTGCAAAGGGTATCTACCTGAAGAAGATCACCCTGTCTTCTACCACCGGCCCTGGCGTCCCAGTTGACCCATCCGTACAGAAGAACTACGCAGGCTAA
- the nusG gene encoding transcription termination/antitermination protein NusG, with translation MSDELATENGHIDEFAAAEDQAKQAAAEAPGSEEVARAAEALGDTEAAEVADAEDAALAEYKARLRAYIRELKKLPGQWYIIQCYSGYENKVKTNLDMRAQTLEVEDSIYDVVVPIEEVTEIRDGKRKLVKRKLLPGYVLVRMDVNDRSWSVVRDTPGVTSFVGNEGNATPVRHRDVAKFLMPQTAPAEGEADATNAEGEKVIAQPMTEASKKPQVDFQVGEAVTILTGALASVSATISEIDVETGKLQALVSIFGRETPVELTFDQVEKIS, from the coding sequence ATGAGTGACGAACTGGCTACGGAAAACGGCCACATCGACGAATTCGCTGCTGCTGAAGACCAAGCGAAGCAAGCGGCAGCTGAGGCTCCTGGCAGCGAAGAAGTCGCCCGCGCAGCCGAGGCTCTCGGGGACACAGAAGCTGCCGAGGTGGCCGACGCGGAGGATGCGGCGCTCGCCGAATACAAGGCCCGTTTGCGTGCCTACATTCGTGAGCTCAAGAAGCTGCCGGGTCAGTGGTATATCATTCAGTGCTACTCGGGTTACGAGAACAAGGTGAAGACCAACCTTGACATGCGCGCCCAGACTCTCGAGGTTGAGGACTCCATCTACGATGTTGTCGTGCCGATCGAAGAGGTCACTGAAATTCGCGACGGCAAGCGCAAGCTGGTCAAGCGTAAGCTCCTCCCGGGCTACGTCCTGGTCCGCATGGATGTCAACGACCGGTCCTGGTCTGTGGTGCGCGACACCCCGGGTGTGACCTCCTTCGTGGGCAATGAAGGTAACGCCACCCCGGTCAGGCACCGCGACGTCGCTAAGTTCTTGATGCCGCAGACCGCACCTGCGGAAGGCGAAGCAGACGCAACCAACGCAGAAGGGGAGAAGGTCATTGCTCAGCCGATGACTGAAGCTTCGAAGAAGCCTCAGGTTGATTTCCAAGTTGGCGAAGCTGTCACCATCCTCACGGGTGCGCTGGCATCTGTTTCCGCAACCATCTCGGAGATCGATGTTGAGACCGGCAAGCTCCAGGCTTTGGTGTCCATCTTCGGCCGTGAAACTCCGGTCGAGCTCACCTTCGATCAGGTAGAAAAGATCTCCTAG
- a CDS encoding CD225/dispanin family protein, whose protein sequence is MTTPQNPFDPTGANNDPARDNANPYGSTEGQSNPYDNAYSSAGSFPTGADAGYQEMGAKPNNYLVWAILSTIFCCLPAGIVSIVFASQVNGRWDAGNYEGARDAAKKAKTWAIISAVVGIIFSVIYGIMVAMGVGMDATNA, encoded by the coding sequence ATGACTACCCCGCAGAACCCATTTGACCCAACCGGTGCTAACAACGACCCAGCGCGTGACAACGCAAACCCTTATGGATCTACTGAGGGGCAGTCGAACCCTTACGACAACGCCTATTCTTCCGCAGGCAGCTTCCCAACCGGGGCGGACGCTGGTTACCAGGAAATGGGTGCCAAGCCGAACAACTACCTGGTATGGGCAATCCTCTCCACGATCTTCTGTTGTTTGCCAGCCGGTATTGTGTCTATCGTATTTGCGTCGCAAGTGAATGGTCGCTGGGATGCGGGTAATTACGAAGGCGCTCGCGATGCTGCGAAGAAGGCCAAGACCTGGGCGATTATTTCTGCAGTCGTCGGTATCATTTTCTCCGTCATTTACGGAATTATGGTTGCGATGGGCGTTGGCATGGATGCCACCAACGCCTAA
- a CDS encoding geranylgeranyl reductase family protein: protein MVDVTDIVSTDLLIVGAGPGGSTAAIYAARQGLSTLLIDAAEFPRDKTCGDGLTPRAIHQLRKLGLADDILRNYTSHGLKLHGFGGSVTAPWADSAFGPEGSAMPRTELDNYLVQHAASQPEVTLWQGAEAGEIQFANGQIEQVHVRVGEQERVVKPRVVIVADGVRSTFGKRLGREWHRGEVYGIAARSYCPTPLHDEPWIHSHLELRDSSGAIQPGYGWIFPLANGRVNLGCGALSTDERPARINTKKLLRTYADSMRDEWKLGEPTEVASALLPMGGAVSGVAGPNWMLIGDAAACVNPLNGEGIDYGMETAELAVELAATSKDFSLLWPHVLRTQYGDTFQLARTLARALTYPQFLPMTGPLGLNTPLLMRSAARLMGNLVTEEDNDIVARLWRTAGRAVAGRRGDAPLWS from the coding sequence ATGGTAGACGTGACCGACATAGTTTCGACCGATCTACTCATCGTAGGCGCCGGCCCGGGCGGCAGTACCGCCGCCATCTACGCAGCACGCCAGGGCCTTAGCACCCTGCTTATCGACGCCGCCGAGTTTCCCCGCGACAAAACCTGCGGTGACGGCCTCACCCCTCGCGCCATCCACCAACTACGCAAACTCGGCCTAGCCGACGACATCCTGCGCAACTACACCTCACACGGTTTGAAACTGCACGGTTTCGGCGGATCGGTTACCGCCCCTTGGGCAGACTCTGCTTTCGGCCCCGAAGGTTCCGCCATGCCGCGTACCGAGTTAGACAACTACCTCGTCCAACACGCAGCTAGCCAACCTGAGGTCACACTGTGGCAGGGTGCCGAAGCAGGAGAGATCCAGTTCGCGAACGGGCAGATCGAGCAGGTCCACGTTCGCGTAGGTGAGCAGGAGCGCGTCGTTAAGCCCCGCGTGGTTATCGTTGCCGACGGCGTGCGCTCGACCTTCGGCAAGCGCCTCGGACGCGAGTGGCACCGTGGAGAGGTGTACGGCATCGCCGCGCGCTCCTACTGCCCTACCCCGCTGCACGACGAGCCCTGGATCCATTCCCACCTGGAACTCCGCGATTCCTCCGGCGCGATCCAGCCGGGATACGGCTGGATTTTCCCGCTCGCAAACGGCAGGGTCAATTTAGGTTGCGGAGCGTTGTCAACAGATGAGCGGCCCGCGCGGATCAACACGAAGAAGCTGCTGCGCACCTATGCCGATTCTATGCGGGACGAATGGAAACTCGGCGAGCCAACTGAAGTTGCTTCTGCACTGCTGCCGATGGGTGGCGCTGTGTCCGGGGTCGCTGGCCCTAACTGGATGCTCATCGGCGACGCTGCTGCCTGCGTCAATCCACTCAACGGCGAAGGGATCGACTATGGCATGGAGACCGCGGAACTTGCCGTTGAGCTCGCTGCTACCTCGAAAGACTTCTCGTTGCTGTGGCCGCATGTCCTCCGCACGCAGTATGGCGACACCTTCCAGCTAGCGCGAACCCTAGCCCGCGCGCTCACCTACCCGCAATTCCTACCGATGACCGGCCCCCTGGGCCTGAATACCCCACTTTTGATGAGGTCCGCTGCCCGGCTGATGGGAAACCTAGTCACCGAGGAAGACAACGACATCGTCGCGCGGTTATGGCGCACTGCCGGACGCGCCGTCGCGGGCCGACGTGGCGACGCACCGCTGTGGAGCTAG
- the rplJ gene encoding 50S ribosomal protein L10, producing the protein MANAKNTAALAELKEKFAAANSIVLTEYRGLSVAQTTELRRALGADVQYSVAKNTMIKLAAQEAGIEGLDDLLTGPTAVAFIQGEAVDAAKALKKFGTDNKAFVVKGGYMDGNALSAAQVDAIAELDNRETTLAKLAGAMKGNLAKAAGLFNAPASQVARLGAALQEKKQGE; encoded by the coding sequence ATGGCAAACGCAAAGAACACCGCTGCACTGGCAGAGTTGAAGGAAAAGTTCGCGGCAGCTAACTCGATCGTATTGACCGAGTACCGCGGTCTCTCCGTCGCTCAGACCACCGAGCTGCGTCGTGCACTGGGCGCTGACGTTCAGTACTCCGTCGCCAAGAACACCATGATCAAGCTGGCTGCTCAAGAAGCTGGCATTGAAGGTCTTGATGATCTCCTTACCGGCCCTACCGCAGTCGCCTTCATCCAGGGCGAAGCTGTAGACGCTGCTAAGGCGCTGAAGAAATTCGGCACCGACAACAAGGCATTCGTGGTCAAGGGTGGCTACATGGACGGCAACGCACTGAGCGCAGCTCAGGTCGACGCCATCGCCGAGCTGGACAACCGCGAGACCACTCTCGCAAAGCTGGCTGGCGCCATGAAGGGCAACTTGGCAAAGGCTGCAGGCCTGTTCAACGCTCCTGCTTCCCAGGTCGCACGCCTCGGCGCTGCACTGCAGGAAAAGAAGCAGGGCGAATAA
- the secE gene encoding preprotein translocase subunit SecE, with translation MSEDRQPANEAGAARPTGKRQLTGASTTSTAQMEAKKATRVSDDSEKVGGGVASFLPEVGSELKKVIWPTAKQMVVYTTIVFVFLIIMTALVSGVDWLAGLGVEKVLGA, from the coding sequence GTGTCTGAAGATCGTCAACCAGCAAATGAGGCAGGTGCAGCCCGCCCTACTGGTAAGCGTCAGCTCACTGGAGCGTCAACCACTTCCACTGCACAGATGGAAGCTAAGAAAGCTACTCGTGTGTCGGATGATTCTGAGAAGGTTGGCGGTGGTGTAGCTTCCTTCCTTCCTGAAGTCGGTTCGGAACTAAAAAAGGTTATCTGGCCTACCGCGAAGCAGATGGTGGTCTACACCACGATCGTGTTCGTGTTTCTGATCATCATGACTGCTCTGGTGTCTGGCGTCGATTGGCTGGCCGGACTCGGAGTTGAGAAAGTTCTTGGCGCTTAG
- a CDS encoding DUF3068 domain-containing protein codes for MLPKSRILSALLLGLGAMLLAWGLLAPHFLHFDGRMPLDLEHTTYSLRDEKAKTRLNQDPDGRVLDAPVTRQLHAEFKDPVDVNSVTVRMGVTTMRESRQADLDRLITASVWSYRLDRFTGLPLTPATVADQPASPTRSVPVDALWVKFPANAEQITYQVFDDTLRKPVPANFAEELSIDGRTVYRYHQDIEPTNVALGYAGPFNTTTFKDGEKGFLFHSGTRDIFVDQHTGMVVDIHEKFDDFYGTAKGEKKEQVLLFDAQLSDTDRAALVQQAASINDGSTIALLNKVAVGVGLVVSIVALLGVFGVGRRKAS; via the coding sequence ATGCTCCCAAAGTCCCGAATTCTTTCTGCGCTGCTTCTCGGCCTTGGTGCGATGCTGCTTGCGTGGGGTCTCCTCGCGCCGCATTTCCTGCATTTTGATGGCCGCATGCCGTTGGATTTGGAACATACTACATACTCGCTGCGTGATGAGAAGGCGAAGACTCGTCTGAACCAGGACCCTGATGGGCGAGTCCTGGATGCTCCCGTTACTCGACAGCTTCATGCTGAGTTCAAAGATCCAGTGGATGTTAATTCGGTGACTGTGCGCATGGGGGTAACGACGATGCGGGAGAGCCGGCAAGCGGATCTTGACCGCTTAATTACAGCGTCAGTCTGGTCTTATCGCTTGGACCGGTTTACTGGCCTGCCACTCACCCCGGCTACGGTGGCGGACCAACCCGCGAGCCCCACTCGCTCAGTTCCCGTGGACGCCTTGTGGGTAAAATTCCCGGCGAACGCAGAGCAGATCACTTATCAAGTGTTCGATGACACCCTGCGAAAGCCCGTTCCAGCCAATTTTGCTGAAGAACTATCGATTGACGGCCGGACGGTGTACCGCTACCACCAAGACATTGAACCGACGAATGTCGCGCTAGGTTATGCCGGCCCATTCAACACCACCACTTTTAAAGATGGCGAAAAGGGCTTCTTGTTCCATTCCGGGACCCGCGATATTTTCGTTGACCAGCACACCGGCATGGTGGTAGACATCCACGAGAAGTTCGACGATTTCTACGGCACAGCAAAAGGGGAGAAGAAGGAGCAGGTCTTGCTTTTCGACGCCCAGCTCAGCGACACTGATCGCGCAGCTCTAGTGCAACAAGCTGCGAGTATCAACGATGGATCGACTATAGCGCTGCTCAATAAGGTCGCGGTTGGGGTGGGGCTCGTCGTGAGTATTGTTGCGTTGCTCGGCGTGTTCGGCGTGGGGCGTCGAAAAGCGTCCTAG